In the Helianthus annuus cultivar XRQ/B chromosome 11, HanXRQr2.0-SUNRISE, whole genome shotgun sequence genome, one interval contains:
- the LOC110889707 gene encoding dnaJ protein ERDJ3B produces MAHWRSKLLFVIYLSILLVANAAKSYYDILQVPKGASDDQIKRSYRKLALKYHPDKNQGNEDANKKFAEINNAYEVLSDSEKRSIYDRYGEEGLKQHAAGGGGGGGMDIQDIFKSFFGGGGDQEEEERVAKGDDVIVDLDATLEDLYMGGTLKVWREKNILKPAPGKRRCNCRNEVYHRQIGPGMFQQMTEQVCDQCPNVKYEREGNFITVDIEKGMQDGQEVVFYEEGEPIIDGEPGDLKFRIRTAPHDRFRREGNNLHATATITLAQALVGFEKTITHLDDHQVNIGSKGITKPKEVKKFKGEGMPLHFSNKKGDLYVTFEVLFPTSLTDEQKEKIKEILG; encoded by the exons ATGGCGCATTGGAGATCGAAATTGTTGTTCGTGATCTATCTATCGATATTACTGGTTGCTAATGCTGC GAAAAGTTATTATGACATACTTCAAGTTCCTAAAGGTGCATCGGACGATCAGATTAAACGATCGTATAGAAAGCTCGCGTTGAAGTATCATCCTGATAAGAATCAAGGAAATGAAGATGCTAACAAAAAGTTTGCAGAAATTAACAATG CTTATGAAGTGTTGTCAGATAGTGAGAAGAGGAGTATTTACGACCGGTATGGTGAAGAAGGGCTCAAACAGCATGCTGCTGGTGGTGGAGGAGGCGGTGGAATGGATATTCAGGATATATTTAAATC GTTTTTTGGTGGTGGCGGAGACCAAGAGGAGGAGGAGCGGGTGGCAAAAGGTGACGATGTAATTGTTGACTTGGATGCAACTTTGGAGGATCTGTACATGGGGGGTACATTAAAG GTTTGGAGGGAGAAGAACATTCTAAAACCTGCTCCAGGAAAAAGACGCTGCAACTGTCGGAACGAGGTTTATCACAGACAGATTGGTCCTGGGATGTTCCAACAGATGACAGAGCAG GTCTGTGACCAATGCCCTAACGTTAAATATGAAAGGGAAGGGAACTTTATCACTGTGGATATTGAGAAAGGAATGCAAGATGGACAA GAAGTGGTCTTTTATGAAGAAGGTGAACCAATTATAGACGGTGAACCTGGAGATTTGAAG TTCCGCATTCGCACTGCACCACATGACAGGTTTAGGAGAGAAGGCAATAACCTTCATGCAACTGCCACAATTACTTTG GCTCAAGCACTTGTTGGGTTCGAGAAGACCATTACACACCTTGATGATCATCAAGTGAACATTGGCTCAAAG GGAATTACAAAACCGAAGGAGGTGAAGAAGTTCAAAGGTGAAGGGATGCCATTGCATTTTAGCAATAAGAAGGGTGATTTGTATGTCACTTTTGAAGTTCTTTTCCCAACATCATTAACAGATGAACAGAAGGAAAAGATCAAAGAAATTCTTGGTTAG